One genomic segment of Amycolatopsis sp. Hca4 includes these proteins:
- a CDS encoding inorganic phosphate transporter has protein sequence MQPSLLVVVVVVTALIFDFTNGFHDTANSMATSIATGALKPRVAVAISAVLNLVGAFLSVEVAKTISSGLVDDTKIGPAIVFGGLIGAVVWNLVTWFVGLPSSSSHALFGGLIGATWISAGTDSVHFGKIVEKVLVPAAASPVIAGLVAMAATYLVYRFLVRGRPATRGFKVGQIVSASLVSLAHGTNDAQKTMGVITLTLVTAGSLPAGASPPVWVIISAACALALGTYLGGWRITHTLGKGLTDIEGPQGFAAQTSSALVILVSSRLGFPLSTTHVCSGGIVGSGVGRREAPVRWRMAGRMVIAWLFTLPAAAIVGAISGKVASLGDAGTIAVGLVGAGVGLGIYLLSRRHPVTAHSFQVPEPTPAGTEPGRLAA, from the coding sequence GTGCAACCCTCGTTGCTGGTCGTGGTCGTCGTCGTCACGGCCCTCATTTTCGATTTCACGAACGGGTTCCACGACACCGCGAACTCGATGGCCACGTCGATCGCCACCGGGGCGCTCAAGCCCCGGGTGGCGGTCGCGATCTCGGCGGTGCTGAACCTCGTCGGCGCGTTCCTGTCGGTCGAAGTTGCGAAGACGATCTCCAGCGGTCTGGTCGACGACACGAAGATCGGCCCGGCGATCGTCTTCGGCGGCCTGATCGGCGCCGTCGTCTGGAACCTCGTGACGTGGTTCGTCGGGCTGCCGTCGAGTTCCTCGCACGCGTTGTTCGGCGGCCTGATCGGCGCCACCTGGATCTCCGCCGGCACCGATTCGGTCCACTTCGGAAAGATCGTCGAGAAGGTCCTGGTCCCGGCCGCGGCCAGCCCGGTCATCGCCGGGCTCGTCGCGATGGCCGCCACCTACCTGGTCTACCGCTTCCTGGTGCGCGGCCGCCCGGCCACCCGCGGCTTCAAGGTCGGCCAGATCGTCTCGGCGTCCCTGGTCTCGCTCGCGCACGGCACCAACGATGCCCAGAAGACGATGGGCGTCATCACGCTCACCCTCGTCACGGCCGGCAGTCTCCCCGCGGGTGCCTCGCCACCCGTCTGGGTGATCATCAGCGCCGCCTGCGCGCTCGCCCTCGGCACCTACCTCGGCGGCTGGCGCATCACGCACACCCTCGGCAAGGGCCTGACCGACATCGAAGGCCCGCAGGGCTTCGCCGCCCAGACGAGCTCGGCGCTGGTCATCCTGGTCTCGTCGCGGCTGGGTTTCCCGCTGTCGACGACGCACGTCTGCTCCGGCGGGATCGTCGGCTCCGGTGTCGGCCGCCGGGAAGCGCCGGTCCGCTGGCGGATGGCGGGCCGGATGGTGATCGCCTGGCTGTTCACGCTGCCCGCGGCGGCGATCGTCGGCGCGATCTCCGGCAAGGTCGCCTCGCTCGGCGACGCGGGCACGATCGCGGTCGGCCTCGTCGGGGCCGGCGTCGGCCTCGGCATCTACCTCCTCTCGCGGCGCCACCCCGTCACCGCACACAGCTTCCAGGTGCCCGAGCCGACACCCGCCGGAACCGAGCCGGGCCGGCTCGCGGCCTGA
- a CDS encoding type 1 glutamine amidotransferase → MTRILIIQPDASDPVGPLGDWLTEAGAELDVRLLPEQHLPELDGYRAVVCLGGGMGAEDDAKHPWLADVRRLLSEAAAQNLPTLGVCLGAQLLAVATGGRVEVAPDGPEVGPHLVNKKDAAWTDPLFADLPLLQDVLQFHTDAITRLPPGAELLASSPRYAHQAYRLGRCVYGVQFHIETTPEVVESWAAECPEEAEFARPGSLEHETLVTVHADIAETWRPFAHRFVKLAAGELEPAVTSQRTLPLA, encoded by the coding sequence GTGACCCGAATCCTGATCATCCAGCCGGACGCGTCGGACCCGGTGGGCCCCCTCGGCGACTGGCTGACCGAGGCCGGCGCGGAACTCGACGTCCGCCTGCTGCCGGAGCAGCACCTGCCCGAGCTGGACGGCTACCGGGCCGTCGTCTGCCTCGGCGGCGGCATGGGTGCCGAAGACGACGCCAAACACCCGTGGCTCGCCGACGTCCGGCGCCTGCTGAGCGAGGCGGCCGCGCAGAACCTGCCCACCCTGGGAGTCTGCCTCGGCGCTCAGCTGCTGGCCGTCGCGACCGGCGGCCGCGTCGAGGTCGCTCCCGACGGGCCCGAGGTCGGTCCGCACCTCGTCAACAAGAAAGACGCAGCGTGGACCGACCCGCTGTTCGCCGACCTGCCGCTCCTGCAGGACGTCCTGCAGTTCCACACCGACGCGATCACCCGGCTCCCGCCCGGCGCCGAGCTGCTCGCCTCCTCACCGCGCTACGCCCACCAGGCCTACCGGCTCGGGCGGTGTGTCTACGGTGTCCAGTTCCACATCGAGACGACCCCCGAGGTCGTCGAGAGCTGGGCCGCGGAATGCCCCGAGGAAGCCGAATTCGCCCGCCCCGGCTCGCTCGAGCACGAAACGCTGGTCACCGTGCACGCCGACATCGCCGAGACGTGGCGCCCGTTCGCGCACCGGTTCGTCAAGCTGGCCGCCGGGGAGCTCGAGCCGGCCGTGACGAGTCAACGGACATTACCGTTGGCTTAA
- a CDS encoding rhodanese-like domain-containing protein has product MTRTLAYPAAPPEAAAKHFAAELAFEVDPDDLVQDLEAGRTDGYVVVETRAPEAFAHARIPGAINLPYRDLTAESTEHLDRDLVYVCYCESTVCNAATKGALKLAQLGFKVKRLSGGITAWIAAGYPVEGTTEPAIRCAC; this is encoded by the coding sequence ATGACACGCACCCTCGCCTACCCGGCAGCGCCCCCGGAGGCCGCCGCGAAGCACTTCGCGGCCGAACTCGCCTTCGAGGTCGATCCCGACGATCTCGTCCAGGACCTCGAAGCCGGCCGCACCGACGGCTACGTCGTCGTCGAGACGCGGGCGCCCGAAGCCTTCGCTCACGCCCGTATCCCCGGCGCGATCAACCTGCCCTACCGGGACCTGACCGCGGAAAGCACGGAGCACCTCGACCGCGACCTCGTGTACGTCTGCTACTGCGAAAGCACCGTCTGCAACGCCGCCACCAAGGGCGCGCTCAAGCTCGCGCAGCTCGGCTTCAAGGTGAAACGGCTCTCCGGCGGCATCACCGCCTGGATCGCCGCCGGCTACCCCGTCGAAGGGACCACCGAACCCGCGATCCGCTGCGCCTGCTGA
- a CDS encoding Lrp/AsnC family transcriptional regulator codes for MDHLDDVDWRLLELLQSDGRLSFSELGRRVSLSGSAVTERVRRLEERGVITGYAARVDTTKLGLPIEALVRARVRSLDTPRFRTAVLPLAQVVAADHVTGEECWVLRVLCRDTAELEELLEKVQRYGETSTSLVLSSPLRGRAVGRPGLV; via the coding sequence GTGGACCACCTCGACGACGTCGACTGGCGCCTGCTGGAGCTCCTCCAGTCCGACGGGCGGTTGAGTTTCTCGGAGCTCGGGCGCCGGGTGTCGCTGTCCGGTTCGGCGGTGACGGAACGGGTGCGCCGGCTCGAGGAGCGCGGCGTGATCACCGGGTACGCGGCGAGAGTGGACACGACGAAGCTGGGGTTGCCGATCGAGGCGTTGGTGCGCGCTCGGGTCAGGAGCCTGGACACGCCGCGGTTCCGGACGGCGGTGTTGCCGCTGGCGCAGGTGGTGGCCGCGGATCACGTGACGGGTGAGGAGTGCTGGGTCCTGCGGGTGCTGTGCCGGGATACCGCGGAGCTCGAGGAGCTGCTGGAGAAGGTGCAGCGGTACGGGGAAACGAGCACGTCGCTGGTGCTGTCGTCGCCGTTGCGGGGCCGGGCGGTGGGCCGGCCGGGGTTGGTTTGA